One segment of Alnus glutinosa chromosome 2, dhAlnGlut1.1, whole genome shotgun sequence DNA contains the following:
- the LOC133861805 gene encoding calcium-dependent protein kinase 26 isoform X1 — protein MAVAKSNSSSEPLTQPCNCYKVESLTETILDANQTSNLKDRYILGEQLGWGQFGVIRACSDKLTGEVLACKSIAKDRLVTPDDVRSVKLEIEIMTKLSGHPNVVDLKAVYEEENYVHLVMELCAGGELFHQLEKHGRFSESEARVRFRHLMQVVLYCHENGVVHRDLKPENILLATKAPSSPIKLADFGLATYIKPAGQSLHGLVGSPFYIAPEVLAGGYNQAADVWSAGVILYILLSAMPPFWGKTKSRIFDAVRAADLRFPSDPWNRISESVKNLIQGMLCIDPSQRLTAEQVLDHPWMEDNGPKEPSVCENHDCGEWGVGDGSFSTPFMSRNQDISFGAGSPITCDVESPTFTCRSSFSSFLAEPATPCTASGGFSFRSSGDSNTLEFSSPVPTISSFAFFSLGSVIEQGSCALEFSTSIPRVDAIQGDASLGKLLMLPDSSLCFGHEGKEMEHKEAEVKRAGGTIGSRMFCIHSKRNHTIGLGEREQLDLMVTESVIRWSSCTHLPTSLRASLVC, from the exons ATGGCTGTTGCCAAGAGCAACAGCAGCAGCGAACCACTCACGCAGCCGTGCAATTGTTATAAAGTCGAGAGCTTGACTGAAACCATTTTGGATGCAAATCaaacttcaaatttgaaagatCGGTACATTCTTGGAGAGCAATTGGGTTGGGGGCAGTTTGGTGTTATCAGAGCGTGCTCTGATAAATTGACCGGGGAGGTATTAGCGTGCAAATCGATTGCTAAAGATAGATTGGTTACACCAGATGATGTGCGGAGTGTGAAGCTTGAGATTGAAATAATGACCAAGTTATCTGGGCACCCGAATGTTGTAGATTTAAAGGCAGTGTATGAGGAGGAAAACTATGTTCATTTGGTGATGGAACTTTGTGCTGGAGGGGAGCTTTTTCACCAGTTAGAAAAGCACGGGCGATTCTCTGAGTCTGAGGCCAGGGTTCGTTTCCGGCATCTGATGCAAGTGGTTTTGTATTGTCATGAAAATGGGGTTGTTCATAGAGATCTGAAGCCTGAGAATATCCTCTTGGCCACAAAAGCCCCATCTTCTCCAATTAAATTGGCGGATTTTGGTCTTGCAACCTACATCAAGCCTG CAGGGCAGAGTTTGCATGGGCTGGTTGGGAGTCCATTTTATATAGCTCCGGAGGTACTCGCTGGGGGCTATAACCAGGCTGCTGATGTTTGGAGTGCAGGCGTTATTCTTTACATTCTTCTTAGTGCGATGCCACCATTTTGGGGAAAGACAAAGTCACGCATATTTGATGCTGTTCGGGCAGCTGATCTGAGGTTCCCTTCTGATCCCTGGAATCGCATATCAGAATCTGTTAAGAATCTCATCCAGGGAATGCTTTGTATAGACCCTTCTCAAAGGCTTACTGCTGAGCAGGTCTTAG ATCACCCCTGGATGGAGGACAATGGCCCTAAAGAGCCAAGTGTATGTGAAAACCATGATTGTGGAGAATGGGGCGTAGGCGATGGCTCTTTTTCCACCCCGTTTATGTCGAGGAATCAGGACATCAGCTTTGGTGCTGGATCACCTATTACATGTGATGTTGAATCACCTACATTCACATGCAGATCatctttttcctctttcctGGCTGAACCAGCAACACCTTGCACTGCATCTGGCGGGTTTTCTTTCCGCAGCAGCGGTGATTCTAACACCTTGGAATTCTCTTCCCCTGTTCCCACAATATCCAGTTTTGCATTCTTCAGCCTTGGTTCTGTTATTGAACAAGGGAGTTGTGCATTAGAGTTTTCAACCAGTATTCCCAGAGTAGATGCAATTCAAGGAG ACGCAAGCTTGGGGAAGCTGCTCATGCTGCCGGATTCTTCTCTTTGCTTTGGGCATGAGGGAAAAGAAATGGAACACAAGGAAGCTGAAGTTAAAAGGGCAGGAGGAACGATTGGATCTAGGATGTTTTGCATCCATAGCAAGAGGAACCATACAATTGGACTTGGTGAGCGTGAGCAACTTGATCTCATGGTGACTGAATCAGTCATCCGTTGGTCGTCATGCACCCATCTTCCTACGTCACTTCGAGCTTCTCTTGTATGTTGA
- the LOC133861805 gene encoding calcium-dependent protein kinase 26 isoform X2 — MAVAKSNSSSEPLTQPCNCYKVESLTETILDANQTSNLKDRYILGEQLGWGQFGVIRACSDKLTGEVLACKSIAKDRLVTPDDVRSVKLEIEIMTKLSGHPNVVDLKAVYEEENYVHLVMELCAGGELFHQLEKHGRFSESEARVRFRHLMQVVLYCHENGVVHRDLKPENILLATKAPSSPIKLADFGLATYIKPGQSLHGLVGSPFYIAPEVLAGGYNQAADVWSAGVILYILLSAMPPFWGKTKSRIFDAVRAADLRFPSDPWNRISESVKNLIQGMLCIDPSQRLTAEQVLDHPWMEDNGPKEPSVCENHDCGEWGVGDGSFSTPFMSRNQDISFGAGSPITCDVESPTFTCRSSFSSFLAEPATPCTASGGFSFRSSGDSNTLEFSSPVPTISSFAFFSLGSVIEQGSCALEFSTSIPRVDAIQGDASLGKLLMLPDSSLCFGHEGKEMEHKEAEVKRAGGTIGSRMFCIHSKRNHTIGLGEREQLDLMVTESVIRWSSCTHLPTSLRASLVC, encoded by the exons ATGGCTGTTGCCAAGAGCAACAGCAGCAGCGAACCACTCACGCAGCCGTGCAATTGTTATAAAGTCGAGAGCTTGACTGAAACCATTTTGGATGCAAATCaaacttcaaatttgaaagatCGGTACATTCTTGGAGAGCAATTGGGTTGGGGGCAGTTTGGTGTTATCAGAGCGTGCTCTGATAAATTGACCGGGGAGGTATTAGCGTGCAAATCGATTGCTAAAGATAGATTGGTTACACCAGATGATGTGCGGAGTGTGAAGCTTGAGATTGAAATAATGACCAAGTTATCTGGGCACCCGAATGTTGTAGATTTAAAGGCAGTGTATGAGGAGGAAAACTATGTTCATTTGGTGATGGAACTTTGTGCTGGAGGGGAGCTTTTTCACCAGTTAGAAAAGCACGGGCGATTCTCTGAGTCTGAGGCCAGGGTTCGTTTCCGGCATCTGATGCAAGTGGTTTTGTATTGTCATGAAAATGGGGTTGTTCATAGAGATCTGAAGCCTGAGAATATCCTCTTGGCCACAAAAGCCCCATCTTCTCCAATTAAATTGGCGGATTTTGGTCTTGCAACCTACATCAAGCCTG GGCAGAGTTTGCATGGGCTGGTTGGGAGTCCATTTTATATAGCTCCGGAGGTACTCGCTGGGGGCTATAACCAGGCTGCTGATGTTTGGAGTGCAGGCGTTATTCTTTACATTCTTCTTAGTGCGATGCCACCATTTTGGGGAAAGACAAAGTCACGCATATTTGATGCTGTTCGGGCAGCTGATCTGAGGTTCCCTTCTGATCCCTGGAATCGCATATCAGAATCTGTTAAGAATCTCATCCAGGGAATGCTTTGTATAGACCCTTCTCAAAGGCTTACTGCTGAGCAGGTCTTAG ATCACCCCTGGATGGAGGACAATGGCCCTAAAGAGCCAAGTGTATGTGAAAACCATGATTGTGGAGAATGGGGCGTAGGCGATGGCTCTTTTTCCACCCCGTTTATGTCGAGGAATCAGGACATCAGCTTTGGTGCTGGATCACCTATTACATGTGATGTTGAATCACCTACATTCACATGCAGATCatctttttcctctttcctGGCTGAACCAGCAACACCTTGCACTGCATCTGGCGGGTTTTCTTTCCGCAGCAGCGGTGATTCTAACACCTTGGAATTCTCTTCCCCTGTTCCCACAATATCCAGTTTTGCATTCTTCAGCCTTGGTTCTGTTATTGAACAAGGGAGTTGTGCATTAGAGTTTTCAACCAGTATTCCCAGAGTAGATGCAATTCAAGGAG ACGCAAGCTTGGGGAAGCTGCTCATGCTGCCGGATTCTTCTCTTTGCTTTGGGCATGAGGGAAAAGAAATGGAACACAAGGAAGCTGAAGTTAAAAGGGCAGGAGGAACGATTGGATCTAGGATGTTTTGCATCCATAGCAAGAGGAACCATACAATTGGACTTGGTGAGCGTGAGCAACTTGATCTCATGGTGACTGAATCAGTCATCCGTTGGTCGTCATGCACCCATCTTCCTACGTCACTTCGAGCTTCTCTTGTATGTTGA
- the LOC133861187 gene encoding uncharacterized protein ycf20 codes for MAHSVNFISIGFLTTGLSPQTRVSRGKHGIFTLRSSPGLLRIRAVQENGGPRRLVDIIRLVPELSRNYFRSPSRRALFGGISLLGGFYVAQTISLSFGALGVNDVIAAVVCVLLTEYATKFYYSRPKVTFPLALLNNFKMGFTYGLFIDAFKLAS; via the coding sequence ATGGCACATTCTGTGAATTTCATCTCTATAGGCTTCCTGACAACTGGCTTGAGTCCTCAAACCAGAGTTTCTCGCGGGAAACATGGAATTTTCACCTTGAGATCCTCACCCGGGCTTCTTCGTATCCGAGCTGTGCAAGAGAATGGAGGGCCTCGAAGACTAGTTGACATTATCAGACTTGTGCCAGAGCTCTCAAGGAACTATTTTCGAAGTCCTTCTCGGAGGGCTCTTTTCGGGGGAATCTCTTTGTTGGGTGGCTTTTATGTTGCACAAACAATATCTCTGTCGTTTGGAGCTTTAGGAGTAAATGATGTGATTGCTGCTGTTGTATGTGTTCTCCTAACAGAGTATGCAACAAAATTTTATTACAGCCGGCCGAAGGTAACGTTCCCCCTTGCTCTTCTCAACAATTTCAAGATGGGTTTCACTTATGGTCTCTTCATTGATGCTTTTAAGCTTGCCAGTTGA
- the LOC133861807 gene encoding zinc finger CCCH domain-containing protein 48, which yields MDLDNGGKRVFQRLSGPGDSRNQKVCYHWRAGNCNRRPCPFLHRELQPPPSNGAPSKRSHGFTDDSSGFSGPRPRPNYAGSTSTWGRAHGGTNSRTVRKPEKVSKICKFWLQGNCGYGEGCRYLHSWSLGDGFSMLTQLEGHQKVVSGIALPSGSSKLYTGSKDETVRAWDCQSGQCMGVINLGGEVGCMISEGTWVFVGIPNTVKAWNTQSSIELSLSGPVGQVYSMAVGNGLLFAGTQDGSILAWKFNAATNGFEPVASLPGHTLGVVSLVVGANRLYSGSMDCTIRVWNLETLQCIQTLKEHTSVVMSVLCWDQFLLSCSLDQTIKVWVATESGNLEVTYSHNEEHGVLTLCGMHDSESKPILLSSGNDNSVHLYDLPSFSERGKIFAKQEVRAIQVGPGGLFFTGDGSGEVKVWQWLAEPAATTR from the exons ATGGACTTGGACAACGGCGGCAAGCGCGTTTTCCAGCGCCTGAGTGGGCCAGGGGACTCCAGGAACCAAAAAGTGTGCTACCATTGGCGGGCGGGCAATTGCAACCGCCGCCCGTGTCCGTTCCTCCACAGAGAATTGCAGCCTCCGCCATCCAACGGCGCACCGTCGAAGCGATCCCACGGCTTCACCGATGACTCGTCGGGCTTCTCGGGCCCCCGGCCCAGGCCCAATTACGCCGGCTCCACGTCCACGTGGGGCCGAGCCCACGGCGGCACCAATAGCAGAACGGTCAGGAAGCCCGAGAAGGTCTCCAAGATTTGCAAGTTTTGGCTTCAGGGAAACTGTGGGTACGGCGAGGGGTGCAGGTACTTGCATTCTTGGAGCTTGGGGGACGGCTTTTCGATGCTCACTCAGCTGGAGGGGCACCAGAAG GTTGTGAGTGGGATTGCGTTGCCATCCGGGTCCAGTAAGCTTTATACGGGCAGTAAGGATGAGACTGTACGGGCTTGGGATTGCCAGTCTGGGCAG TGTATGGGAGTGATTAATCTTGGTGGCGAAGTAGGTTGTATGATCAGTGAAGGTACTTGGGTCTTTGTTGGGATACCAAATACTGTCAAG GCATGGAACACCCAAAGTTCCATTGAGCTGAGTCTTAGTGGGCCTGTAGGACAAGTTTATTCCATGGCTGTGGGTAACGGTTTGCTCTTTGCTGGTACGCAG GATGGGTCTATATTGGCATGGAAGTTTAATGCAGCTACCAACGGTTTTGAACCAGTTGCATCACTTCCAGGTCATACCCTTGGAGTTGTTTCATTAGTAGTCGGAGCTAATAGGCTTTATTCTGGTTCCATGGACTGTACTATAAGA GTCTGGAACCTTGAGACATTACAATGTATACAGACACTTAAAGAGCACACTTCAGTTGTGATGTCCGTTCTTTGCTGGGACCAGTTTCTTTTATCATGTTCATTAGACCAAACAATAAAG GTGTGGGTTGCTACAGAAAGTGGGAACTTGGAAGTAACATACAGTCACAATGAAGAACAT GGCGTGCTTACCCTCTGTGGGATGCATGATTCAGAATCCAAGCCCATCTTACTAAGCTCTGGCAATGATAACTCTGTCCACCTCTATGATTTGCCATC ATTTTCCGAGAGGGGTAAAATTTTTGCTAAACAAGAGGTTCGAGCAATTCAGGTAGGTCCTGGCGGCCTTTTTTTTACCGGCGATGGATCAGGTGAAGTGAAAGTGTGGCAGTGGCTGGCTGAACCAGCAGCTACCACCCGATGA
- the LOC133861808 gene encoding sorbitol dehydrogenase, translating to MGKGGMSHGGAGEAKDGEEENMAAWLLGINNLKIQPFKLPPLGPHDVRIRVKAVGICGSDVHYLKTMRCADFVVEEPMVIGHECAGIIEEVGSEVKALVPGDRVALEPGISCWRCDLCKEGRYNLCPEMKFFATPPVHGSLANQVVHPADLCFKLPENVSLEEGAMCEPLSVGVHACRRANIGPETNVLVMGAGPIGLVTLLAARAFGAPRIVIVDVDDHRLSVAKELGADGIIKVSTNIQDVAEEVVQIHKAMGAGIDVSFDCAGFNKTMSTALSATSAGGKVCLVGMGHSEMTVPLTPAAAREVDVIGIFRYKNTWPLCLEFIRSGKIDVKPLITHRFGFSQKDVEEAFETSARGGNAIKVMFNL from the exons ATGGGTAAGGGAGGGATGTCACATGGAGGTGCTGGAGAAGCCAAAGATGGTGAAGAAGAGAACATGGCTGCTTGGCTGCTTGGTATCAACAACCTCAAGATTCAGCCTTTTAAGCTTCCTCCTCTCG GACCCCATGATGTTAGAATTAGGGTGAAGGCTGTTGGTATCTGTGGCAGTGATGTTCACTACCTCAAG ACCATGAGATGTGCGGATTTTGTAGTTGAAGAGCCAATGGTAATTGGGCATGAGTGTGCCGGGATTATAGAGGAAGTTGGAAGTGAGGTGAAGGCTCTGGTGCCTGGTGACCGCGTGGCATTGGAGCCAGGGATCAGTTGCTGGCGATGCGACCTTTGCAAGGAAGGTCGATACAATCTATGCCCGGAGATGAAGTTTTTCGCCACTCCACCAGTCCATGGTTCTCTTGCAAATCAG GTAGTGCATCCTGCAGACCTATGTTTTAAGCTGCCAGAAAATGTCAGCTTGGAGGAAGGGGCCATGTGCGAGCCCTTAAGTGTTGGTGTTCATGCTTGTCGACGAGCAAATATTGGTCCAGAAACAAATGTGTTGGTCATGGGAGCTGGACCCATAGGGCTGGTTACACTGCTAGCAGCTCGCGCTTTTGGGGCACCCAGAATTGTCATTGTAGATGTGGATGACCACCGTTTATCTGTAGCAAAAGAGCTCGGTGCAGATGGGATCATTAAAGTTTCAACAAATATTCAG GATGTAGCTGAAGAAGTTGTACAGATACATAAAGCTATGGGAGCTGGAATAGATGTGAGCTTTGATTGTGCAGGCTTCAACAAAACCATGTCAACAGCACTGAGTGCCACTAGTGCAGGTGGTAAAGTTTGCCTTGTGGGAATGGGTCATAGCGAGATGACCGTCCCACTCACTCCGGCTGCTGCGAG GGAGGTTGATGTGATCGGCATCTTCCGATATAAGAACACATGGCCGCTTTGCCTCGAATTTATAAGGAGTGGTAAGATCGACGTGAAGCCGCTTATAACGCATAGGTTTGGGTTCTCTCAAAAGGACGTGGAAGAAGCCTTTGAAACAAGTGCTCGTGGTGGTAATGCCATTAAGGTCATGTTTAATCTATAA
- the LOC133861810 gene encoding L-idonate 5-dehydrogenase-like: MSGGSGEGKEHKDGENMAAWLLGIKTLKIQPFHLPSLGPHDVKVGIKALGICGSDVHHFKTMRCANFIVKKPMVIGHECAGIIEEVGSQVKSLAVGDRVALEPGISCRQCNLCKDGRYNLCPEMKFFGSPPTNGSLANKVVHPANLCFKLPDNVSLEEGAMCEPLSVGVHACRRANVSPETNVLIIGSGPIGLVTLLAARAFGAPRIVIADVDECRLSIAKDLGADETIQVSTNIQDVSEEVVKIQNAMGSGIDISFDCVGFDKTMSTGLSATRSGGKVCLIGLAKSEMTAPLTPAAAREVDVIGIFRYRNTWPLCIEFLKTGKIDVKPLITHRFGFSQQEVEDAFETSARGGSAIKVMFHL; this comes from the exons atgtcagGGGGTAGTGGTGAAGGCAAGGAACACAAAGATGGAGAGAACATGGCTGCTTGGCTTCTTGGCATCAAAACCCTTAAAATTCAACCATTTCATCTGCCTTCTCTCG GCCCCCATGATGTCAAAGTCGGGATAAAAGCTCTTGGTATATGTGGAAGTGATGTTCACCACTTCAAG ACAATGAGATGTGCAAATTTCATCGTCAAAAAGCCCATGGTTATAGGGCATGAGTGTGCTGGAATCATAGAGGAAGTTGGAAGCCAAGTGAAATCTCTAGCAGTAGGCGACCGTGTAGCATTAGAGCCTGGAATCAGTTGCCGGCAGTGCAATCTCTGCAAAGATGGTCGCTACAATCTTTGCCCAGAGATGAAATTTTTCGGTTCTCCCCCAACTAATGGCTCTCTTGCTAATAAG GTGGTGCATCCAGcaaatttatgttttaaacTACCTGACAATGTGAGCTTGGAAGAAGGAGCAATGTGTGAACCCCTCAGTGTTGGTGTCCATGCTTGTCGTCGGGCAAATGTCAGTCCTGAGACAAATGTATTGATCATCGGATCAGGACCAATAGGGCTTGTCACACTATTAGCTGCTCGTGCTTTTGGAGCTCCCAGAATTGTCATTGCTGATGTTGATGAATGCCGTTTATCTATTGCGAAGGATCTTGGTGCAGATGAGACTATTCAAGTTTCAACAAATATTCAG GATGTTAGTGAAGAAGTAGTAAAGATACAAAATGCCATGGGCTCCGGCATTGATATCAGCTTTGATTGTGTTGGCTTTGACAAAACCATGTCGACGGGGTTGAGTGCCACTCGCTCCGGTGGCAAAGTTTGTCTTATTGGATTAGCTAAGAGTGAGATGACTGCCCCTCTTACCCCGGCGGCAGCCAG GGAGGTTGATGTGATTGGCATATTCCGATATAGGAATACATGGCCGCTCTGCATTGAGTTTCTGAAGACCGGTAAGATCGACGTTAAGCCCTTGATAACTCACAGGTTTGGCTTCTCACAGCAGGAGGTAGAAGATGCATTTGAAACCAGTGCTCGTGGAGGTAGTGCCATTAAAGTCATGTTTCATCTGTAA
- the LOC133861809 gene encoding pentatricopeptide repeat-containing protein At2g22410, mitochondrial-like — translation MKLTRPISYLLSTYTKTQKPERVTNNPSSLKPIKELHARLIRTHLYTDPSSISEVIKSYALSPPTLSKAHFVFNQIQRPTLLVWNHMIRGLSHSDQPSEAICFYNRMHHRGLAGDNLTLIFVFKACARVSDIFQGQKFHVHALKLGFESYVFVSNALIHMYAACGDLVFAKRVFDKMSNRDLVSWNSLICGYSRCNRFKEVFLLFKAMQAANVKADGVTMMKVILACSYLGEWETADSMVKYIEENHIEIDVYLGNTMIDMYGRCGLVDLAQEVFDTMHERNIVSWNAMIMGYVKVGILVTAQKLFDDMPTRDVISWTSMITGYSQANQFTEAVRLFKEMMAAKVKPDEITVASVLSACAHLGSLDVGESVHDYIRKHGVKADVYVGNSLIDMYCKCGVVEKALEVFQKMKTKDSVSWTSVISGLAVNGFADLALDLFSQMLREGVQPTHGAFVGILLACAHAGLVDKGLEYFESMEKVHGLSPEMKHYGCVVDLLSRSGNLERAYQFIKKMPLVPDVVVWRILLSACKLHGNVVVAEIAKNKLLKLDPCNSGNYVLSSNTYAGSDRWDDVIKMRELMEESNVQKPFGCSSIEVNGTTLYNSQDPYLIQSK, via the coding sequence ATGAAACTTACAAGACCCATTTCCTACCTTCTCAGCACCTACACAAAGACCCAAAAACCAGAGCGAGTAACCAATAACCCAAGCTCCCTCAAACCCATCAAAGAGCTTCACGCCCGCCTCATCAGAACCCACCTTTACACTGACCCGTCTTCAATCTCTGAGGTTATCAAGTCCTACGCGCTATCTCCACCAACTTTATCCAAGGCCCACTTCGTTTTCAACCAAATTCAGCGGCCTACATTACTGGTCTGGAACCACATGATCCGTGGTTTGTCACATAGCGACCAACCTAGTGAAGCAATTTGTTTCTATAACCGTATGCATCACCGAGGACTAGCGGGGGATAATTTGAccctaatttttgttttcaaggCTTGTGCTAGAGTTTCTGACATTTTTCAGGGCCAGAAGTTTCATGTTCATGCTTTGAAACTTGGGTTTGAATCGTATGTTTTTGTTTCCAATGCTTTGATTCACATGTACGCTGCTTGCGGTGATTTGGTTTTTGCAAAGAGGGTGTTCGATAAAATGAGCAATAGAGATTTGGTTTCTTGGAACTCTTTGATATGTGGGTATAGTCGCTGCAATAGGTTTAAGGaggttttccttctttttaaaGCAATGCAAGCGGCAAATGTGAAGGCTGATGGCGTCACAATGATGAAAGTTATTTTAGCATGTAGTTATTTGGGTGAATGGGAAACTGCAGACTCTATGGTTAAGTATATTGAGGAGAATCATATTGAGATTGATGTTTACTTGGGGAACACTATGATAGATATGTACGGGCGGTGTGGTTTAGTGGATTTGGCGCAGGAAGTATTTGATACGATGCATGAAAGGAATATAGTTTCATGGAATGCCATGATAATGGGGTATGTGAAAGTGGGGATCTTAGTTACTGCGCAGAAGCTTTTTGATGATATGCCTACAAGGGATGTGATCTCTTGGACTTCTATGATCACGGGTTACTCTCAAGCTAACCAGTTTACTGAGGCAGTGAGGCTTTTCAAAGAAATGATGGCGGCAAAGGTGAAACCCGATGAAATAACGGTAGCTAGTGTGCTTTCTGCTTGTGCCCATTTAGGGTCGCTTGATGTTGGCGAGTCTGTCCATGACTACATACGTAAGCATGGTGTAAAAGCAGATGTTTATGTAGGAAACTCCTTGATAGATATGTATTGCAAATGTGGGGTGGTAGAGAAGGCACTAGAGGTTTTCCAAAAGATGAAAACGAAGGACTCTGTTTCATGGACTTCAGTAATTTCAGGTCTTGCTGTTAATGGCTTTGCAGATTTGGCACTCGATCTCTTCTCACAAATGTTAAGAGAAGGTGTTCAGCCAACTCATGGCGCCTTCGTTGGGATTTTACTAGCTTGTGCTCATGCTGGATTGGTAGATAAAGGGTTGGAATATTTTGAGAGTATGGAAAAAGTTCACGGACTCTCTCCAGAAATGAAGCACTATGGGTGTGTTGTGGATCTCTTGAGCCGCTCTGGCAATCTAGAAAGAGCATACCAGTTCATAAAGAAAATGCCTTTAGTTCCAGATGTTGTGGTATGGAGGATATTGTTAAGTGCTTGTAAACTTCATGGAAATGTGGTCGTAGCTGAGATTGCTAAAAACAAGCTTCTGAAATTGGATCCTTGTAATAGCGGGAATTATGTTCTCTCATCAAATACTTACGCTGGTTCAGATAGATGGGATGATGTTATAAAAATGAGAGAGTTGATGGAGGAAAGCAATGTGCAGAAGCCATTTGGTTGCAGTTCAATTGAAGTAAATGGTACAACATTGTATAACTCTCAAGACCCATATCTTATTCAATCTAAATGA